A single window of Meiothermus sp. DNA harbors:
- a CDS encoding glucose-1-phosphate thymidylyltransferase, with amino-acid sequence MELKGLVLSGGKGTRLRPLTHTRAKQLIPIAGKPNLFYAVEDLLAAGIQDIGVILSPETGEEVRLALGDGSCWGVRFTFIVQEAPLGIAHAVKTARPFLGEHPFVLYLGDNLLSGGIRHLVAEYRQARPEAIVLLCPVEDPRAFGVVVLDGAGRVVRLVEKPQDPPSNLALVGVYLFSPAIHPIIERLKPSGRGEYEITEAIQGLVERGQRVVAHQVRGWWKDTGKPEDLLDANRLALSQILRRVEGELLEAEIIGEVVVEPGAKIVRSTVRGPAYIGAGALIEDGFIGPYTAVGNNARVVSSEVEYSILMDEAQVYSLPYRLDSSILGQGVVVDGKGNARRHTLQLVLGDRSRVRL; translated from the coding sequence ATGGAACTCAAAGGGCTGGTCCTCTCCGGGGGCAAAGGCACCCGCCTGCGCCCCCTCACCCACACCCGGGCCAAGCAGCTCATACCCATTGCCGGAAAGCCCAACCTGTTCTACGCAGTCGAGGATTTGCTCGCTGCAGGCATCCAGGATATTGGGGTCATCCTTAGCCCCGAGACCGGTGAGGAGGTGCGCTTGGCGCTTGGGGATGGCTCTTGCTGGGGGGTGCGCTTTACCTTTATCGTACAGGAAGCCCCCCTCGGCATCGCCCACGCGGTCAAGACCGCCCGCCCCTTTCTGGGGGAGCACCCCTTCGTGCTCTACCTGGGCGACAACCTGCTTTCGGGCGGCATCCGGCACCTGGTGGCCGAGTACCGTCAGGCCCGCCCGGAAGCCATTGTGCTGCTTTGCCCGGTCGAAGACCCCCGGGCCTTTGGGGTGGTGGTGCTGGATGGGGCGGGCCGGGTGGTGCGGCTGGTGGAGAAGCCCCAAGACCCCCCTTCCAACCTGGCCCTGGTGGGGGTCTACCTCTTCAGCCCGGCCATTCACCCTATCATCGAGCGCCTAAAGCCCAGCGGGCGCGGCGAGTACGAGATTACCGAGGCCATCCAGGGGCTGGTGGAACGTGGTCAGCGGGTGGTGGCCCACCAGGTGCGGGGCTGGTGGAAGGACACCGGGAAACCTGAGGATCTGCTGGACGCCAATCGACTGGCCCTGTCCCAGATACTTCGGCGGGTGGAGGGTGAGCTGCTCGAGGCCGAGATAATAGGGGAAGTGGTGGTGGAGCCGGGTGCCAAGATTGTGCGCAGCACCGTGCGCGGCCCGGCCTATATTGGGGCTGGGGCCCTTATCGAGGATGGATTTATTGGGCCTTATACGGCAGTGGGGAATAATGCGCGGGTAGTATCGAGTGAGGTGGAATACTCCATTCTGATGGATGAAGCACAGGTTTATTCCTTGCCCTATCGCCTCGACAGCAGCA
- a CDS encoding ABC transporter substrate-binding protein — MSTGLAQQRVVNVICSVTQNWCEALGPAFKQASGIDVRIVSVSTNEALARLRAEQANPTFDVWFGGTGDPHYEAFKDAITEWYRVKAYNDLSPTMKAAIGTTYIPLYQGILGFGINPKVLQDRGAPIPRCWKDLANPAYRGLIQVSNPNTSGTAYTQIATLVQIFGEEEAFNLMKAYHRNVAEYTRSGVAPRIALGRGEIGIGIQFMHDLVEFKKQGFPIEIVAPCEGTGYEIGGLSLVRGAKNKANGQAFMDWAVSPEGQQVGFRAGIFSLPSNTKTPLIEGIPNPKDFKLINYDAKKFGDPDLRQRLIARWTREVFPLPRR; from the coding sequence ATGAGTACGGGATTGGCCCAACAGCGGGTGGTCAACGTAATTTGTAGCGTTACCCAAAACTGGTGCGAGGCCCTGGGCCCGGCCTTCAAGCAGGCCAGCGGCATTGATGTGCGCATCGTCAGCGTTTCCACCAACGAAGCTCTGGCCCGCCTGCGGGCCGAGCAGGCCAACCCCACCTTCGATGTCTGGTTCGGCGGCACCGGCGACCCCCACTACGAAGCCTTCAAGGATGCGATTACCGAGTGGTACCGCGTTAAGGCCTACAACGACCTGTCGCCCACCATGAAGGCGGCCATCGGCACCACTTACATCCCGCTCTACCAGGGGATTCTGGGCTTTGGCATCAACCCCAAGGTGCTGCAAGACCGGGGCGCGCCCATCCCCCGCTGCTGGAAAGACCTGGCCAACCCGGCCTACCGCGGCCTGATCCAGGTTTCCAATCCCAACACCTCGGGTACGGCCTATACCCAGATCGCCACCCTGGTACAGATTTTTGGTGAGGAGGAAGCCTTCAACCTTATGAAGGCCTACCACCGCAACGTGGCCGAATACACCCGCTCAGGCGTAGCCCCCCGCATTGCCCTGGGACGGGGCGAGATTGGCATCGGGATTCAGTTTATGCACGACCTGGTGGAGTTCAAGAAGCAGGGCTTCCCCATCGAGATTGTGGCCCCCTGCGAAGGCACCGGCTACGAGATTGGCGGCCTGAGCCTGGTACGCGGGGCCAAGAACAAAGCCAACGGACAGGCCTTTATGGACTGGGCGGTTTCCCCAGAAGGACAGCAGGTAGGCTTCCGCGCGGGTATTTTTTCGCTGCCCTCCAACACCAAAACCCCGCTGATCGAGGGCATCCCCAATCCCAAAGACTTCAAGCTGATCAACTACGACGCCAAGAAGTTCGGCGACCCCGATCTGCGCCAGCGCCTCATTGCCCGTTGGACGCGCGAGGTCTTCCCGCTGCCTCGGCGGTGA
- a CDS encoding iron ABC transporter permease codes for MALIGTTGRGHASGRSPAWIAGLVALVSLLVLPWGRTDRSLMEFGQNLLVINQAPALGGLLLAIAFVLTALSLLHLPLVQRGYALVGLGGAGFLAGVGWLVATSVPFGVGALLALAALVVMVGIGLSESGIIQNDPFVTSSILLCSLFVLLFIAYPLFTVLRESVLVKGVFTLNKIQSVLTSPLFISIENPYTDHSEQRLVNLTTLALGLLGAGLAARGDFRGPRVLIGLGVGLVLGWIAGAGIFGGGAFPTSLYLALIVAPITTALGLVFALLEQRSRAAWVRRSLAVVSMLPLITPPFVFAFALIYWLGRSGIITSDLLGLKTSFLFGINGVAIAQIFAFTPVAFLILRGSVQGLNAALEEASATLRAHPWHTFRNVTWPLLRPGLAAAFLLTIIESLADFGNPMLLGGDRNFLATEVFLALTGRYDPNEAAVYGTVLLCLVLAIFGLQRLWLGNTSFVTVTGKPGAGNFSPLPVWLERTLQTILGLWGLAVVLLYFSIFFGSFVQIWGINNSFTFKHYVDLTNLGLPVLLKTAQLAFISAIIATLVGFLIAYLVSRQQFWGRGLLEVGSMLSFATPGTVMGVAYILAFNTGPWLLTGTGIIIVLALVFRNMPAAVRGVISGLSQIDKSLEEASTLLRAPSSTTLRRVLIPLLIPQLLAGMVFAFVRGMTAISQIIFLISPGNALATVLMLRWIEQGDLGRGAAMATVMIFGLLTVILILFAVSRRLGRGASLETAV; via the coding sequence ATGGCGCTTATCGGAACAACCGGCCGCGGCCATGCCAGTGGACGCTCACCGGCCTGGATAGCCGGCTTGGTCGCCCTGGTGAGCCTGTTGGTGCTGCCGTGGGGGCGCACCGACCGCAGCCTGATGGAGTTCGGCCAAAACTTGCTGGTTATAAACCAGGCCCCCGCCTTGGGAGGGCTGCTGCTGGCTATTGCTTTTGTCTTGACCGCGCTGAGCCTGCTCCATCTGCCGCTGGTGCAGCGCGGCTATGCCCTGGTGGGGCTGGGGGGTGCGGGGTTCCTGGCCGGGGTGGGCTGGCTGGTCGCCACTTCGGTGCCGTTTGGAGTAGGCGCTTTACTTGCGCTGGCGGCGCTGGTGGTGATGGTGGGGATCGGGCTGAGCGAGTCGGGCATCATTCAAAATGACCCCTTCGTAACCAGCAGCATCCTGCTGTGTTCGCTGTTTGTGCTGCTGTTCATCGCCTACCCGCTCTTTACCGTGTTGCGCGAATCGGTGCTGGTCAAGGGGGTCTTCACCCTGAACAAGATTCAGAGCGTCCTGACCTCGCCTCTCTTCATCAGTATCGAAAACCCCTATACCGACCACTCCGAACAACGGCTGGTGAACCTGACCACCTTGGCATTGGGCCTCCTGGGGGCCGGGCTGGCGGCTCGCGGAGACTTTCGCGGGCCTCGAGTCCTGATCGGGCTGGGGGTGGGTTTGGTGCTGGGCTGGATTGCGGGAGCGGGAATTTTCGGCGGCGGGGCCTTCCCCACCAGCCTCTACCTGGCGCTGATCGTGGCCCCCATCACCACCGCCCTGGGGCTGGTCTTTGCGCTCTTAGAACAGCGCTCGAGGGCGGCCTGGGTGCGTCGCAGTCTGGCCGTGGTGAGCATGCTGCCCCTCATTACCCCACCTTTTGTATTTGCTTTTGCCCTCATCTACTGGCTGGGCCGCAGCGGCATCATCACCAGTGACCTGCTGGGCCTGAAGACCAGCTTCCTGTTTGGTATCAACGGGGTGGCCATCGCTCAGATATTTGCCTTCACGCCGGTGGCCTTTCTGATTCTGCGTGGCTCGGTGCAAGGGCTCAACGCGGCCCTCGAGGAGGCCTCGGCCACCCTGCGAGCCCACCCCTGGCATACTTTCCGCAACGTCACCTGGCCGCTGTTGCGTCCCGGCCTGGCCGCAGCTTTTTTGCTCACCATCATCGAGTCGCTGGCCGACTTCGGCAACCCCATGCTGCTGGGCGGCGACCGCAACTTCCTAGCAACCGAGGTCTTCCTGGCCCTGACCGGACGCTACGACCCCAACGAGGCCGCCGTCTATGGCACGGTGCTGCTATGCTTGGTGCTGGCCATTTTTGGTCTGCAGCGGCTGTGGTTGGGCAACACCTCGTTCGTCACGGTCACCGGCAAACCGGGGGCGGGTAACTTCTCGCCCTTGCCAGTCTGGCTCGAGCGCACCCTGCAAACCATCCTGGGCCTGTGGGGGCTGGCGGTGGTGCTGTTGTACTTCTCGATTTTCTTTGGCTCTTTTGTGCAGATCTGGGGCATCAACAATAGCTTTACCTTCAAGCACTACGTAGACCTGACCAACCTGGGCCTGCCGGTACTGCTCAAGACCGCCCAACTAGCCTTTATCAGTGCCATCATCGCTACCTTGGTGGGTTTCTTGATTGCCTACCTGGTCTCGAGGCAGCAGTTCTGGGGTCGGGGGCTGTTGGAGGTGGGTTCGATGCTCTCCTTTGCCACCCCCGGCACGGTGATGGGGGTGGCTTACATCCTGGCCTTTAACACCGGCCCCTGGCTACTCACCGGCACCGGCATCATCATCGTGCTGGCGCTGGTCTTTCGCAACATGCCGGCGGCGGTGCGGGGGGTCATCTCGGGTCTTTCGCAGATTGACAAGAGCCTCGAGGAAGCCTCCACCCTGCTGCGAGCTCCCTCCAGCACCACCCTGCGCCGGGTGCTGATACCCCTGCTCATCCCGCAGCTTCTGGCCGGAATGGTTTTTGCTTTTGTACGCGGCATGACCGCCATCAGCCAGATTATTTTCCTGATTAGCCCCGGAAATGCCCTTGCCACCGTGCTGATGCTGCGCTGGATCGAGCAGGGTGACCTGGGACGGGGTGCGGCCATGGCTACGGTGATGATTTTTGGGCTGCTCACGGTCATCCTAATTCTGTTCGCTGTCTCGCGGCGGCTGGGGCGCGGTGCCTCGCTGGAAACCGCAGTGTGA
- a CDS encoding ABC transporter ATP-binding protein codes for MQQAVSVKLEGIVKKFGKVTAVEKVDLELPAGKLITLLGPSGCGKTTILRMVAGLERPTEGRILFGGEDVTRLPAYLRDITMMFQSYALFPHMNVYQNIAYGLQVTRRPQQEIRERVAEVVRQVGLTGLEERPVAALSGGQQQRVALARSLVMQPRVLLFDEPLSNLDAKLRKRVREEIRDLQQQLGITSLYVTHDQEEAMAISDLVVLMNKGVIEQQGDPRTLYTKPKSRFAADFIGRANFLEGKYQGGYVEVAGYRQSYQQEGISGKVTVMVRPEALRVYREGEGLEGTMHQVSFLGSSTEFSVDTPVGRLEGVVAGDAPELPGRGERVKVQFAPQGMFLLPA; via the coding sequence ATGCAACAAGCGGTATCGGTCAAGCTCGAGGGCATCGTCAAGAAATTTGGCAAGGTTACGGCGGTCGAGAAGGTGGATCTGGAGTTACCGGCAGGGAAGCTTATCACCCTGCTGGGCCCTTCGGGCTGCGGCAAAACCACCATCCTGCGCATGGTGGCGGGCCTCGAGCGCCCCACCGAAGGGCGGATTCTCTTTGGCGGGGAAGACGTAACCCGGCTACCGGCTTATCTGCGCGACATCACCATGATGTTCCAAAGCTACGCCCTGTTCCCTCACATGAACGTGTACCAGAACATCGCCTACGGCCTTCAGGTGACCCGCCGCCCCCAGCAGGAAATCCGTGAGCGGGTTGCCGAGGTAGTACGGCAGGTGGGCCTGACGGGCCTCGAGGAGCGCCCGGTGGCGGCTCTCTCGGGGGGGCAGCAGCAGCGCGTGGCCCTGGCCCGCTCGCTGGTGATGCAGCCCCGGGTGCTGCTCTTCGACGAACCGCTTTCCAACCTCGATGCCAAGCTGCGCAAACGGGTGCGCGAGGAAATCCGCGACCTGCAACAACAGCTAGGCATCACCTCGCTCTACGTGACCCACGACCAAGAAGAGGCCATGGCCATCTCCGACCTGGTAGTACTCATGAACAAGGGGGTGATCGAGCAGCAAGGCGACCCCCGCACCCTCTATACCAAACCCAAGAGCCGTTTCGCCGCCGACTTCATCGGGCGGGCCAACTTCCTCGAGGGGAAGTACCAGGGGGGCTATGTGGAGGTGGCCGGCTACCGCCAGTCTTACCAACAAGAGGGTATCTCGGGCAAGGTAACCGTGATGGTGCGCCCCGAAGCCCTACGGGTTTACCGCGAAGGTGAGGGCCTCGAGGGCACCATGCACCAGGTCTCCTTTCTGGGCTCCTCTACCGAGTTTAGCGTGGATACCCCGGTAGGGCGGCTCGAGGGGGTGGTCGCCGGCGACGCCCCAGAACTTCCGGGCCGCGGCGAAAGGGTCAAGGTTCAGTTCGCGCCCCAGGGGATGTTCCTGCTGCCCGCCTGA
- a CDS encoding choice-of-anchor Q domain-containing protein: protein MKFGNLSLLGTLLVFLAACGDPGGGTGGGATAGFGISLSSASLTAAPGGSATTLITVTPQNGFTGAVSLSLVNSSGATVSGITLSPASVNVTGSNSVNQDLTVSVGTGVAPNTYNLKVRATGGGKTQEANLTLTVQSGPSFTISLNPTSLTATQGESKTTQLTLTPQNGFSGEVTLSLVNPPVGVTVSPTSLTVGSSNLQQNLTIATTAATPVGQHTLTLKAASGSIQPTATLTLVVNQATVFNVNTTADTIDADPGNGTCADANGNCSLRAAVMEANALSAPVIINLPAGTYTLTRTSSVDEQSDDLDLNSNITLRGADRDTTILDGNNFTGLIEVYPGKTVVLENLTGQNSNTAVSNYRGTLTLRNMVLRNNGSGLDNGGSTTLTNVIVYRNRDVGIYNATVSRLTLTNVIVSENGGVGVRSGGWGGAILTLTNAIVSWNGGAGVENWGSTATLTNVTVSGNGGTGIYSFDFSFGGATLTLFNVTVSGNIGMGVDNTGTAILTNTTVSGNQGGGIHNSGTATLTNVTVSGNSTTDSYGGGGIYNSGTLNVAFSTITGNTAPRGGGLRADGTVKLKGVILAGNTATGGTGPECEGSLTSSGYNLIKSNADCSFTRDSTDILNQDPSLGALANNGGPVQTHLPNPGSPVLDKIPAANCVDLNGNAVAADARGVSRPQNGSCDIGAAEKN, encoded by the coding sequence ATGAAGTTTGGGAATCTTTCGCTATTGGGTACGTTACTGGTTTTTTTAGCTGCTTGCGGGGATCCGGGCGGGGGCACAGGCGGCGGCGCCACGGCTGGTTTTGGCATTAGCCTCAGCAGCGCCAGCCTCACCGCGGCGCCCGGTGGTTCTGCCACCACACTGATTACCGTAACACCCCAGAACGGCTTTACCGGCGCGGTTAGCCTGAGCCTGGTAAACAGCAGCGGGGCTACAGTCTCGGGGATCACTCTTTCTCCGGCCAGCGTGAACGTTACGGGCAGCAACTCTGTAAACCAAGACCTGACGGTGAGCGTTGGTACGGGCGTTGCCCCCAACACCTACAACCTCAAGGTTCGTGCCACAGGCGGCGGCAAGACCCAAGAAGCCAACCTGACCCTAACCGTTCAGAGCGGGCCGAGCTTCACCATCTCCCTCAACCCCACCAGCCTGACCGCCACCCAGGGCGAAAGCAAAACCACCCAACTGACCCTTACCCCCCAAAACGGCTTCAGTGGCGAGGTAACCCTGAGCCTGGTGAACCCCCCGGTCGGCGTAACGGTATCGCCTACCAGCCTCACTGTGGGGAGCAGCAACCTTCAGCAAAATCTAACCATCGCCACCACCGCGGCCACCCCCGTGGGCCAGCACACCCTCACCCTGAAAGCAGCCTCGGGAAGCATCCAGCCTACCGCTACCCTGACCCTGGTAGTGAACCAGGCTACTGTCTTCAACGTCAACACCACCGCCGACACCATTGACGCCGACCCCGGCAACGGTACCTGCGCCGACGCAAACGGCAACTGCTCCTTGCGGGCAGCGGTGATGGAGGCCAACGCCCTCTCTGCGCCGGTAATCATCAACCTCCCGGCGGGCACCTACACCCTCACCCGCACCAGCAGCGTGGACGAGCAGAGCGACGACCTGGATCTCAATAGCAACATCACCCTTCGCGGGGCGGATCGCGATACCACCATCCTGGACGGCAACAACTTCACGGGGTTGATCGAGGTATACCCTGGCAAAACCGTTGTTTTGGAAAATCTAACTGGCCAAAACAGCAACACGGCTGTATCAAACTATCGCGGAACTCTTACCCTAAGGAATATGGTCTTACGAAACAATGGAAGTGGCCTTGATAATGGAGGCAGCACTACCCTTACAAACGTGATTGTCTACAGGAATAGAGATGTTGGAATTTACAATGCAACTGTATCTAGACTAACTCTCACCAACGTGATCGTAAGCGAGAACGGGGGTGTGGGCGTTCGCAGTGGTGGTTGGGGCGGCGCTATCCTCACCCTCACCAACGCAATTGTTAGCTGGAATGGAGGTGCAGGTGTTGAAAACTGGGGCAGCACCGCCACCCTCACCAACGTGACCGTAAGCGGCAACGGAGGTACGGGCATTTATAGCTTTGACTTTTCCTTTGGCGGCGCTACCCTCACCCTTTTCAATGTAACTGTGAGCGGAAACATAGGGATGGGTGTTGACAACACAGGCACCGCTATTCTCACCAACACGACCGTAAGTGGGAACCAAGGCGGCGGTATCCACAACTCCGGCACCGCCACCCTCACCAACGTGACGGTGAGCGGGAACAGCACAACGGATTCTTACGGCGGTGGGGGGATTTATAACAGTGGCACCCTGAACGTGGCTTTCTCGACCATCACCGGCAACACCGCGCCTCGGGGAGGCGGCCTGAGGGCGGATGGAACCGTCAAGCTCAAAGGGGTCATCCTGGCCGGCAACACCGCTACCGGCGGCACCGGGCCGGAGTGCGAGGGGAGCCTTACAAGCAGCGGGTACAACCTCATCAAGAGCAACGCGGACTGCTCCTTCACCCGCGACAGCACCGACATCCTCAACCAAGACCCCAGCCTGGGCGCCTTGGCGAACAACGGCGGCCCGGTACAGACCCACCTGCCGAACCCGGGTAGCCCGGTACTGGACAAGATTCCCGCCGCGAACTGCGTGGACTTGAACGGCAATGCGGTGGCCGCCGATGCCCGCGGGGTAAGCCGCCCACAGAACGGTAGCTGCGATATAGGCGCTGCCGAGAAAAACTAG
- a CDS encoding S8 family serine peptidase produces the protein MMLRFLIALLWLIPLASISLAQSRTVEVIVELEGPQLPRGQARAELMRLLKAHLGQMQGRLKIKAAEGFWASQSFLVRLPESQVGRLLQVPGVRRVYANRAVRIAQPVASALSTPVNSGSNWALERIGAPALWASGLRGQGIRIGHLDTGVDAAHPDLRGKIAAFAVVSADGTPRPSEPYDSSLHGTHTAGLLVGNNVGVAPEARLVSALVLPDGYGTLAQVLGGLDWVLEQNVQVVSMSLGLEGTWTEFAAVIERMKQLGVLPVFAIGNSASSTASPGNMPDVLGIGATDPSNRVAGFSSRGEVRWGAPYHVVLNKPDLVAPGVEVLSTIPGGRYMAMSGTSVSTALAAGSAALLMSGGFKAEQVRQALLSSAQNLELAGSGRGLLRLGEALALLRPRQPDSVQTAQPTPPPSQTSPPPTSNPQPGEKTALLILETTGIDGAKQALEGLGFRLEVMQIKPEQRPGPDKIDDFALVVWMLPPNWSDHWPEPQRKMLRAYVEQGGRLMLVSHNQGQRPVAESSAYGKGKASFVSGDLSSLSPERRAQVFQGVIQQLMR, from the coding sequence ATGATGCTCCGTTTTCTAATCGCCCTGTTATGGCTCATCCCGCTGGCATCCATTTCTCTGGCCCAGTCGCGCACGGTAGAGGTGATTGTGGAGCTGGAAGGGCCTCAGCTACCCCGTGGGCAAGCCCGGGCCGAGTTGATGCGCCTGCTCAAGGCCCATCTCGGCCAGATGCAGGGCCGTCTCAAAATTAAGGCGGCCGAGGGGTTCTGGGCCAGCCAGAGTTTTCTGGTGCGCCTGCCCGAGTCGCAGGTAGGGCGGCTGTTGCAGGTACCGGGGGTGCGGCGGGTGTATGCCAACCGGGCGGTGCGCATAGCCCAGCCGGTGGCCTCGGCCCTTTCGACTCCGGTCAACAGTGGCAGCAACTGGGCTCTGGAGCGCATCGGGGCGCCGGCCCTGTGGGCCAGTGGCCTGCGCGGCCAGGGGATTCGCATTGGGCATCTGGACACCGGCGTGGACGCCGCTCACCCCGACCTGCGGGGCAAAATCGCCGCGTTTGCCGTGGTCAGCGCCGATGGCACCCCCCGCCCCAGCGAGCCCTACGACTCCTCGCTCCACGGAACCCATACCGCCGGGCTCCTGGTGGGTAACAACGTGGGGGTGGCCCCCGAGGCCCGCCTGGTTTCGGCGCTAGTGCTGCCTGATGGCTACGGCACCCTGGCGCAGGTGTTGGGTGGGCTGGACTGGGTGCTCGAGCAAAACGTGCAGGTGGTCTCGATGTCGCTGGGGCTGGAAGGCACCTGGACAGAGTTTGCTGCGGTTATTGAACGCATGAAACAACTGGGGGTGCTACCCGTGTTTGCCATCGGGAACTCCGCCAGCAGCACCGCCTCACCGGGCAACATGCCGGATGTACTGGGCATTGGGGCCACCGACCCTTCCAACCGCGTAGCAGGCTTTAGCAGCCGGGGCGAGGTACGCTGGGGGGCGCCTTACCACGTGGTGCTGAACAAACCCGACCTGGTCGCTCCGGGCGTGGAGGTACTCTCGACCATTCCCGGCGGGCGTTATATGGCCATGAGCGGCACTTCGGTGAGCACCGCCTTAGCCGCCGGCAGCGCTGCCTTACTGATGTCGGGGGGCTTCAAAGCCGAGCAAGTGCGCCAAGCTCTGCTCAGCTCGGCGCAAAACCTCGAGCTAGCCGGCAGTGGGCGGGGACTCCTTCGCCTGGGCGAAGCCCTGGCCCTACTACGCCCCAGACAACCGGACTCCGTGCAAACCGCGCAGCCCACCCCACCACCTTCCCAGACCAGCCCACCCCCTACCAGCAATCCACAACCAGGGGAGAAAACCGCCTTGCTGATCCTCGAGACCACCGGCATAGATGGAGCCAAGCAGGCCCTGGAGGGCCTGGGCTTTCGCCTCGAGGTGATGCAGATCAAACCCGAACAGCGCCCCGGCCCCGACAAGATCGATGATTTTGCCCTGGTGGTCTGGATGTTGCCCCCCAACTGGAGCGACCACTGGCCCGAGCCCCAGCGCAAAATGCTGCGGGCCTATGTGGAGCAAGGCGGACGGCTGATGCTCGTCAGCCACAACCAGGGCCAGCGCCCGGTGGCCGAGTCCAGCGCTTACGGTAAGGGCAAGGCCAGCTTCGTGAGCGGCGACCTAAGCAGCCTGAGCCCGGAGCGGCGGGCCCAGGTTTTCCAGGGCGTGATCCAGCAGTTGATGCGCTAA